The following coding sequences are from one Paracoccus alcaliphilus window:
- a CDS encoding baseplate multidomain protein megatron yields the protein MATIVLSAVGASIGAGFGGAVLGLSGAVIGRAVGATIGSAIDQRLLGGGAKAVETGRIDRLRLQTAGEGTSIPRIWGQMRVPGHVIWASPLEEVARQSGGGGKGARQPTVTEISYRLSVALALCEGVVLGVGRVWADGEEIAARDLNMRVYNGGEVQMPDPAIAAQEGEDAPSYRGIAYVVLEDLHLERWGNRMPQLSFEVTRPAQDGTGLSTDVRAVAMIPGTGEYSLATTPVTLDLGLGESRSINVNTPMGGTDFAVSMDVLGRELPNVGSVSLVVSWFGSDLRIGHCRVQPKVEHVANDGAEMPWRVAGIGRSDAEEIAQVGGSPVYGGTPSDQSVIEGLRAIAASGRKAVFYPFILMEQLAGNGLPDPYGAGEQAVMPWRGRITTALAPGQVGSSDGSAAAAAEVAAFFGAAAVGDFSREGERVDYHGPAEWSYRRFILHYAHLCAAAGGIDAFLIGSEMVGMTQIRGAAGSYPAVAGLRQLAADVRAILGPSVKIGYAADWSEYFGHHPGDGELFFHLDPLWADDNVDFIGIDNYMPLSDWRDGTDHLDAHWGRIDGPDYLLSNVAGGEGYDWFYASDADRDAQIRTPITDGSYDEAWVWRYKDLKSWWQNLHYDRPDGVRSQQASAWVPGSKPVWFTEIGCAALDKATNQPNKFLDAMSSESVLPHYSDGRRNDALQAAYVRAVSAHWDDPRNNPAMTGGGRMVDVSRSHVWCWDARPYPAFPNRRDLWSDGPAWERGHWLNGRAGAVTLAACVGDICRMAGVTRFDVSRLSGVVRGYVLSGNESGRAALQPLMLAYGFDAVERDGVLRFVMRQGLPVASIAPENLAVTDELGGFEVTRSADLQLSGRIRLSHVEAGGDYAASTAETMLPDQPDQQAVAESEFPLVLTRAEGRGIAGRWLAEAQIARDTARFALPPSQSRLGAGDVVSVDHGAGRAHLWRIDRTERAGAITVEAVRVDPGVYRPAPSVEDDGPIRRYTPPMPVMPVLLDLPLMRGDEVPHAPWLAVTAKPWPGSVAAYGALDEDGGFEFNLALSRRAVIGRTEVPLLAARPGIIDRGAPLRIRLKSEVLSSVTRRAMLSGGNVLAIGDGSLANWELLQFQRAEPVGQDLWDIRERLRGQAGTDAIMPQVWPTGSLVVLMNGAAQQLDLPPSARGQQRFWRIGPAMRAVDDASYRQRAVTIRGIGLRPYAPCHLRLEGPRVSWIRRTRIGGDGWDGPDVPLSEAREQYLLRVEQGDAVLHEATTTASEYQLPQAVLNMALSAGPFQIAAAQLSEEYGAGPFVRREFNANQ from the coding sequence ATGGCCACGATAGTGCTTTCGGCAGTCGGTGCGTCGATCGGCGCGGGTTTCGGAGGCGCGGTGCTGGGCCTGTCGGGTGCGGTGATCGGCCGCGCCGTCGGTGCCACCATCGGCAGCGCCATCGACCAGCGCCTGCTGGGTGGCGGCGCGAAGGCGGTCGAGACAGGTCGCATCGACCGGCTGCGATTGCAGACGGCGGGCGAGGGGACTTCGATCCCGCGGATCTGGGGGCAGATGCGGGTGCCGGGCCATGTGATCTGGGCATCGCCGCTGGAAGAGGTCGCCCGCCAGAGTGGTGGTGGTGGCAAGGGCGCGCGCCAGCCCACCGTGACCGAGATCAGCTATCGCCTGTCGGTTGCATTGGCCCTGTGCGAAGGCGTGGTCCTTGGTGTCGGTCGCGTCTGGGCGGATGGCGAAGAGATCGCCGCGCGTGATCTGAACATGCGGGTCTATAATGGCGGTGAGGTGCAGATGCCCGACCCCGCCATCGCCGCGCAAGAGGGCGAGGACGCGCCCAGCTATCGCGGCATCGCCTATGTCGTGCTGGAGGATCTGCATCTGGAACGCTGGGGCAACCGGATGCCGCAACTGAGTTTCGAGGTCACACGCCCGGCGCAGGACGGCACCGGGCTGAGTACCGATGTGCGGGCGGTGGCGATGATTCCCGGCACGGGGGAATATTCGCTGGCGACGACGCCGGTGACGCTGGATCTGGGTCTGGGCGAAAGCCGCTCGATCAATGTCAACACGCCGATGGGCGGGACGGATTTCGCCGTGTCCATGGATGTGCTGGGGCGGGAATTGCCGAATGTCGGTTCGGTCTCGCTGGTGGTGTCATGGTTCGGCAGTGATCTGCGGATCGGGCATTGCAGGGTGCAGCCCAAGGTCGAGCATGTCGCCAATGACGGGGCCGAGATGCCGTGGCGTGTGGCGGGCATCGGCCGCTCGGACGCTGAAGAGATCGCGCAGGTTGGCGGCTCTCCCGTCTATGGCGGTACGCCGTCGGATCAGTCGGTGATCGAGGGATTGCGGGCGATTGCCGCATCCGGGCGCAAGGCGGTGTTCTATCCCTTCATCCTGATGGAGCAACTGGCGGGGAACGGCTTGCCCGATCCCTATGGCGCCGGGGAACAGGCCGTGATGCCCTGGCGCGGGCGGATAACGACGGCGCTGGCGCCGGGGCAGGTGGGCTCAAGCGACGGGTCTGCGGCGGCGGCAGCCGAGGTGGCGGCGTTTTTCGGCGCGGCGGCGGTCGGCGATTTTTCGCGCGAGGGCGAGAGGGTCGATTACCACGGCCCTGCCGAATGGTCCTATCGTCGCTTCATCCTGCATTACGCGCATCTTTGCGCGGCAGCGGGGGGGATCGACGCCTTTCTGATCGGGTCCGAGATGGTGGGTATGACGCAGATCCGGGGGGCGGCGGGCAGCTATCCCGCCGTGGCGGGTTTGCGGCAGCTGGCGGCTGATGTGCGCGCCATCCTGGGGCCCTCGGTCAAGATCGGTTATGCGGCGGACTGGTCGGAATATTTCGGCCACCACCCCGGAGATGGAGAGCTGTTCTTTCACCTCGACCCGCTTTGGGCCGATGACAATGTCGATTTCATCGGCATCGACAATTACATGCCGCTGTCGGACTGGCGCGATGGGACCGACCATCTGGACGCGCATTGGGGGCGGATCGACGGTCCCGATTACCTGCTGTCGAATGTCGCGGGGGGCGAGGGCTATGACTGGTTCTATGCCTCGGATGCGGATCGCGATGCGCAGATCCGCACGCCGATCACCGACGGCAGCTATGACGAGGCGTGGGTCTGGCGTTACAAGGATTTGAAAAGCTGGTGGCAGAACCTGCATTACGACCGGCCCGACGGGGTTCGTTCGCAGCAGGCGAGTGCATGGGTGCCCGGCTCGAAGCCCGTCTGGTTCACCGAGATCGGCTGTGCGGCGCTGGACAAGGCCACCAACCAGCCCAACAAGTTTCTGGACGCGATGAGTTCCGAAAGCGTGCTGCCGCATTATTCGGACGGGCGGCGCAATGATGCGTTGCAGGCGGCCTATGTCCGGGCGGTTTCGGCCCATTGGGACGATCCGCGGAACAACCCGGCCATGACCGGCGGCGGGCGCATGGTCGATGTGTCGCGCAGTCATGTCTGGTGCTGGGATGCGCGGCCCTATCCGGCCTTTCCGAACCGCCGTGATCTGTGGTCGGACGGCCCGGCGTGGGAGCGCGGGCATTGGCTGAACGGGCGCGCGGGGGCGGTCACGCTGGCCGCCTGTGTGGGCGATATCTGCCGCATGGCGGGCGTGACCCGGTTTGATGTCAGCCGGTTGTCGGGCGTGGTGCGCGGCTATGTCCTGTCGGGCAACGAGAGCGGGCGGGCGGCGTTGCAACCCCTGATGCTGGCCTATGGTTTCGATGCGGTCGAACGCGATGGCGTGCTGCGTTTCGTCATGCGGCAGGGCTTGCCGGTCGCCAGCATCGCCCCCGAAAATCTGGCCGTCACCGATGAACTTGGCGGTTTTGAGGTCACTCGCTCTGCCGATCTGCAACTGAGCGGGCGGATAAGGTTGAGCCATGTCGAGGCCGGGGGGGATTATGCCGCCTCGACCGCCGAGACCATGCTGCCGGATCAGCCCGACCAGCAGGCCGTGGCCGAGAGTGAATTTCCTCTGGTCCTGACACGGGCTGAAGGGCGCGGGATCGCCGGGCGCTGGCTGGCCGAGGCGCAGATTGCCCGCGATACGGCGCGGTTTGCCCTGCCTCCGTCGCAGTCGCGTCTGGGGGCGGGGGATGTCGTCAGCGTCGATCACGGCGCGGGCCGCGCGCATCTGTGGCGGATCGACCGGACCGAGCGGGCAGGGGCGATCACCGTCGAGGCGGTGCGGGTCGATCCCGGCGTCTATCGTCCCGCGCCGTCGGTCGAGGATGACGGCCCGATCCGGCGCTATACCCCGCCCATGCCGGTGATGCCGGTGCTGCTGGATCTGCCGCTGATGCGCGGGGACGAGGTGCCGCATGCGCCCTGGCTGGCGGTGACGGCAAAACCTTGGCCCGGCTCTGTCGCGGCCTATGGCGCGTTGGATGAGGATGGCGGCTTCGAGTTCAATCTGGCGCTGTCCCGCCGTGCCGTGATCGGCCGGACCGAGGTGCCGCTGCTGGCAGCACGTCCCGGCATCATCGATCGTGGCGCACCTTTGCGGATCAGGCTGAAATCCGAGGTTCTGTCCTCGGTCACGCGGCGGGCGATGCTGTCGGGCGGCAATGTGCTGGCCATCGGGGATGGCAGTCTGGCCAACTGGGAATTGCTGCAATTCCAGCGCGCCGAACCCGTCGGTCAGGATCTGTGGGACATTCGCGAGCGGTTGCGGGGGCAGGCCGGCACGGATGCCATCATGCCGCAGGTCTGGCCCACCGGTTCTCTGGTCGTGCTGATGAATGGCGCGGCGCAGCAACTGGATCTGCCGCCATCGGCACGCGGCCAGCAGCGGTTCTGGCGCATCGGCCCGGCGATGCGCGCGGTGGATGATGCCAGCTATCGCCAGCGGGCGGTGACGATCCGGGGGATCGGCTTGCGTCCCTATGCGCCCTGTCATCTGCGGCTGGAGGGGCCGCGCGTCAGCTGGATCCGTCGGACGCGGATCGGCGGTGACGGCTGGGACGGGCCGGATGTGCCGCTGAGCGAGGCGCGGGAGCAGTATCTGCTGCGGGTGGAGCAGGGCGATGCGGTTCTGCACGAGGCGACGACCACCGCGTCGGAATATCAGTTGCCGCAGGCGGTTCTGAACATGGCGCTGTCCGCCGGTCCATTCCAGATCGCCGCTGCACAACTGTCCGAGGAATATGGCGCAGGCCCGTTTGTCAGGAGGGAATTCAATGCCAACCAATGA
- a CDS encoding peptidase, protein MAEDVVTLARRWIGTPYVHQASRIGAGCDCLGLIRGIWREHHGCEPELPPPYSADWGECGGRELLHQAALRHLLPVAPEAALAGGQVLLFRMRSGSVAKHLGIVARVEGGPSFIHAYNRRGVVESPLSAPWRLRIAARFEFP, encoded by the coding sequence ATGGCTGAGGATGTAGTCACGCTGGCGCGGCGCTGGATCGGCACGCCCTATGTCCATCAGGCCAGCCGGATCGGCGCGGGCTGCGATTGTCTGGGGTTGATCCGGGGGATCTGGCGCGAGCACCACGGCTGTGAGCCCGAGTTGCCGCCGCCCTACAGCGCCGATTGGGGCGAATGCGGCGGGCGCGAGTTGTTGCATCAGGCGGCGCTGCGCCACCTGTTGCCGGTCGCACCGGAGGCGGCGCTGGCCGGGGGGCAGGTGCTGCTGTTCCGGATGCGCTCGGGCTCTGTCGCCAAGCATCTGGGGATCGTCGCGCGGGTGGAGGGCGGTCCCAGCTTCATCCACGCCTATAACCGCCGCGGCGTGGTTGAGAGCCCGCTGAGCGCGCCCTGGCGTCTGCGCATCGCGGCGCGTTTCGAATTTCCATAA
- a CDS encoding DUF2163 domain-containing protein, with product MTTTTLARAWAVLRADGLRLGFTDHDTELRFEGMRFRPDSGLSARALMQGAGLAVDNTEAEGALSDDAITERDLMAGRWDGADLRLWEVDWRDVSQRRLIFSGSLGEVTRASGAFRAELRGLTEPLGAPLGRVYHPRCAACLGDAACRVDLTPDSLRHETGFASCDEGRVFRFNNFPAYDADWFEHGVLLVLDGGAEGLKSAIKSDVASPGGLREMELWEPLAIIPQPGDWLRLTAGCDKRAATCRTKFANFLNFRGFPHLPPEDWLIAPQAAGRHG from the coding sequence ATGACCACGACGACTTTGGCGCGGGCCTGGGCGGTGCTGCGCGCGGACGGGTTGCGGCTGGGCTTTACCGATCACGACACCGAACTGCGTTTCGAGGGGATGCGGTTTCGCCCCGACAGCGGATTGTCGGCGCGGGCGCTGATGCAGGGAGCCGGGCTGGCGGTGGACAATACCGAGGCCGAGGGCGCGCTGAGCGACGATGCCATTACCGAGCGCGATCTGATGGCGGGCCGCTGGGACGGCGCCGATCTGCGCCTGTGGGAGGTGGATTGGCGTGATGTGTCGCAGCGGCGGCTGATCTTCAGCGGGTCATTGGGCGAGGTGACGCGGGCCTCTGGCGCGTTTCGGGCCGAGTTGCGCGGGCTGACCGAGCCTTTGGGCGCCCCGCTTGGCCGGGTCTATCATCCGCGCTGCGCCGCCTGTCTGGGCGATGCCGCCTGCCGGGTCGATCTGACGCCGGACAGCCTGCGCCACGAGACCGGATTTGCCAGTTGCGACGAAGGCCGTGTGTTTCGGTTCAACAACTTTCCGGCCTATGATGCGGATTGGTTCGAGCATGGCGTGCTGCTGGTTCTGGATGGCGGTGCCGAGGGGCTGAAATCGGCCATCAAAAGCGATGTGGCCAGCCCCGGCGGCCTGCGCGAGATGGAACTGTGGGAGCCTCTGGCGATCATCCCGCAACCGGGTGACTGGCTGAGGCTGACCGCCGGTTGCGACAAGCGCGCCGCGACCTGTCGAACGAAATTTGCCAATTTCCTGAACTTTCGCGGCTTTCCCCATCTGCCGCCCGAGGATTGGCTGATCGCGCCGCAGGCGGCGGGGCGTCATGGCTGA
- a CDS encoding DUF2460 domain-containing protein: protein MAIHEVRFPANLSFGSIGGPERRTEIVTLSNGFEERNSPWVHARRRYDAGMGLRSLDDLAALVAFFEARAGQMHGFRWKDWSDYKSCPPSREPAFDDQEIAQGDGQTVTFALTKTYASGPSRYARPITKPVRGLVRAGVGGDERFFEADYDVDHDRGLITFHEPPEAGAAVTAGYEFDVPVRFDTDRISVSVASFQAGEMPQIPVVEVRI from the coding sequence ATGGCAATTCACGAGGTGAGGTTTCCCGCCAATCTGTCATTCGGATCGATTGGCGGCCCTGAACGGCGCACCGAGATCGTCACCCTGTCCAACGGGTTCGAGGAACGCAATTCCCCCTGGGTCCATGCGCGTCGGCGCTATGACGCGGGGATGGGGTTGCGCTCGCTGGATGATCTGGCGGCGCTGGTCGCGTTTTTCGAGGCGCGGGCGGGGCAGATGCATGGGTTCCGCTGGAAGGACTGGTCGGATTACAAAAGCTGTCCGCCATCGCGCGAGCCTGCCTTCGACGATCAGGAGATCGCGCAGGGCGATGGCCAGACCGTCACCTTCGCGCTGACCAAGACCTATGCCTCGGGGCCGTCACGCTATGCCCGGCCGATCACCAAGCCGGTGCGGGGGCTGGTCCGGGCGGGCGTCGGCGGCGACGAGCGCTTCTTCGAGGCGGATTATGATGTCGATCACGACCGCGGGCTGATCACCTTTCACGAACCGCCCGAAGCCGGCGCGGCGGTGACGGCGGGTTATGAGTTCGATGTGCCGGTGCGGTTCGACACGGATCGGATCTCGGTTTCGGTGGCGTCCTTTCAGGCCGGAGAGATGCCGCAGATCCCGGTGGTGGAGGTTCGGATATGA
- a CDS encoding phage tail tape measure protein, whose product MANETYGQALDRLDQRLNGNGRVVSEFEAELSRLRQSMILTGREVGTLTGGIERGLRRAFDGLIFDGLKLSDALKNVGQGIANTVYSIAMRPVGQAVAGTIAGGMNQMLSGALPFAQGAGFVQGRVMPFASGGVVSAPTHFPMRNATGLMGEAGPEAIMPLKRGADGRLGVAAQGGATRPVNVTINVSTPDVAGFQRSQSQIAGQLGRILARGDRNT is encoded by the coding sequence ATGGCGAATGAAACTTATGGGCAGGCGCTGGACCGGCTGGATCAGCGCCTGAACGGCAATGGCCGCGTCGTATCGGAATTCGAGGCCGAATTGTCGCGTCTGCGGCAGTCGATGATCCTGACCGGGCGCGAGGTCGGCACGCTGACCGGGGGCATCGAGCGCGGGTTGCGCCGTGCCTTTGACGGGCTGATCTTCGACGGGCTGAAGCTGAGCGATGCGCTGAAAAACGTCGGGCAGGGCATCGCGAACACGGTCTATTCCATCGCGATGCGGCCCGTCGGGCAGGCCGTTGCGGGCACGATTGCCGGAGGCATGAACCAGATGCTGTCCGGTGCGCTGCCCTTTGCGCAGGGCGCCGGCTTCGTGCAGGGCCGGGTGATGCCCTTTGCCAGCGGCGGCGTGGTCAGCGCGCCCACGCATTTCCCGATGCGCAATGCGACCGGGCTTATGGGCGAGGCAGGCCCCGAGGCGATCATGCCGCTGAAGCGCGGCGCAGACGGTCGTCTGGGGGTGGCCGCGCAGGGCGGTGCGACCCGGCCGGTCAATGTCACGATCAATGTCAGCACGCCCGATGTCGCGGGTTTCCAGCGCAGCCAGTCGCAGATCGCGGGCCAGTTGGGCCGCATCCTTGCGCGCGGCGACCGCAACACATGA
- a CDS encoding rcc01693 family protein yields MSRAGRGLDWAGLMRVGLHGLGLRPTEFWALTPAELAAILGIEAFSPPMNRQRLAELEARFPDRPAGADGTDNGMRGQQDGE; encoded by the coding sequence ATGAGCAGGGCCGGGCGGGGGCTGGACTGGGCCGGTCTGATGCGGGTGGGGCTGCACGGTCTGGGGCTGCGCCCGACCGAGTTCTGGGCGCTGACCCCGGCGGAACTGGCCGCAATCCTGGGCATCGAGGCGTTTAGCCCGCCCATGAACCGCCAGCGTCTGGCCGAGCTTGAGGCACGCTTTCCCGATCGCCCTGCGGGTGCGGACGGGACGGATAACGGGATGAGGGGCCAGCAAGATGGCGAATGA
- a CDS encoding gene transfer agent family protein — protein sequence MVNPHRGEVELLLDGQRHVARLTLGALSELEHELGADSLIALIGRFEAGQFSGRDVLAVLVAGLRGGGWQGRAGDLLTVDIGDGAAGAARKAAELLALAFRGAA from the coding sequence ATGGTCAATCCGCATCGGGGCGAGGTCGAGCTGTTGCTGGACGGGCAGCGCCATGTCGCGCGGCTGACGCTGGGGGCGCTGTCGGAGCTGGAGCATGAACTGGGCGCCGACAGCCTGATTGCGCTGATCGGACGGTTCGAGGCCGGGCAGTTTTCCGGCCGCGATGTGCTGGCGGTTCTGGTCGCCGGTCTGCGCGGCGGCGGCTGGCAGGGCCGGGCCGGGGATCTGCTGACGGTCGATATCGGCGATGGCGCGGCGGGGGCGGCGCGAAAGGCCGCGGAACTGCTGGCGCTGGCCTTTCGCGGTGCCGCATGA
- a CDS encoding phage major tail protein, TP901-1 family — MAVQNGRDLLIKMDMTGDGAYETVAGLRATRLAFNAETVDVTSLESPGGWRELLGGAGVRSASISGSGVFRDADSDGRARQIFFDAEVPRFQVVIPDFGTIEGPFQITGLEYSGSHNGEATYELSLASAGALSFVAL; from the coding sequence ATGGCTGTGCAGAATGGACGCGATCTGCTGATCAAGATGGATATGACGGGGGATGGCGCTTATGAAACCGTCGCCGGGTTGCGGGCCACACGGCTGGCCTTCAACGCCGAGACCGTCGATGTGACCAGTCTGGAAAGCCCCGGCGGCTGGCGCGAATTGCTGGGTGGCGCGGGGGTCCGCAGCGCCTCGATCTCGGGGTCGGGGGTGTTTCGCGACGCCGACAGCGATGGGCGGGCGCGACAGATCTTCTTTGACGCCGAGGTGCCGCGCTTTCAGGTGGTGATCCCCGATTTCGGCACCATCGAAGGCCCGTTCCAGATCACCGGGCTGGAATATTCCGGCAGCCATAACGGCGAGGCCACCTATGAGTTGTCGCTGGCCTCGGCCGGGGCGCTGAGCTTTGTGGCGCTGTGA
- a CDS encoding DUF3168 domain-containing protein — translation MSYAASVALQAAVYERLRGDEALGDLVGDAIFDAMPVEPPSGVHVSIGPEQVEEAGDVTARGSRHDFEISVLSGTSQSGGFGMVKAAALAVTEALERGGLELDHGHLAGLWFLRAKARRVENSTARRVDLTFRARIDLG, via the coding sequence ATGAGCTATGCCGCTTCCGTCGCGCTTCAGGCGGCGGTTTATGAACGGTTGCGCGGCGATGAGGCGCTGGGCGATCTGGTGGGCGACGCCATTTTCGATGCGATGCCGGTCGAGCCGCCCAGTGGCGTGCATGTCTCGATCGGCCCCGAACAGGTCGAGGAGGCGGGCGATGTCACGGCGCGCGGATCGCGCCATGACTTCGAGATCTCGGTCCTGTCGGGCACCAGCCAGAGCGGCGGTTTCGGCATGGTCAAGGCCGCCGCGCTGGCCGTGACCGAGGCGCTGGAGCGTGGCGGGCTGGAACTGGATCACGGGCATCTGGCGGGGCTTTGGTTCCTGCGCGCCAAGGCGCGCCGGGTGGAAAACAGTACGGCGCGCCGGGTCGATCTGACCTTTCGCGCGCGAATTGATCTTGGCTGA
- a CDS encoding head-tail adaptor protein, translated as MAPPVLNVRLALEHPDREGDGLGGYRIEWRHLGWLWAAMAARSGVQRQAEVSAESVVTWQITLRAVPVGDVRRPAPGQRFRLDQRLFVIEAVAEQDRAGRWLTCFAKEEELA; from the coding sequence ATGGCCCCGCCTGTGCTGAATGTCCGGCTGGCACTGGAACATCCCGACCGCGAAGGCGACGGGCTGGGCGGCTATCGCATCGAATGGCGGCATCTGGGCTGGCTTTGGGCGGCGATGGCGGCGCGGTCCGGCGTGCAACGTCAGGCCGAGGTCAGCGCCGAAAGTGTCGTGACCTGGCAGATCACCTTGCGCGCCGTGCCTGTTGGCGATGTGCGCAGGCCCGCGCCCGGACAGCGGTTCCGGCTGGATCAGCGCCTGTTCGTGATCGAGGCGGTGGCCGAACAGGACCGGGCCGGGCGCTGGCTGACCTGCTTTGCGAAAGAGGAGGAACTGGCATGA
- a CDS encoding head-tail connector protein, with amino-acid sequence MMLIEETAPAAEALPVAALRDHLRLGTGFGIADDPAETAALTGFLRAAIATIEARTGKVLLTRRFRMQLDDWRDRLGQPLPLAPVLMVEAIEIDDGMGQVTQLPADSWRLIPDNQRPMVVPTGVILPHVPRRGFVTLRFIAGFGEGWQQVPPDLGQAVLMLAARYYEDRSDADARAVLPFGVSALIEKWRAVRTLAGRGSREVR; translated from the coding sequence ATGATGCTGATCGAGGAAACGGCGCCTGCGGCGGAGGCGCTGCCTGTCGCCGCGCTGCGCGACCATTTGAGATTGGGAACCGGGTTCGGCATCGCCGACGATCCCGCCGAAACGGCGGCTTTGACCGGGTTCTTGCGCGCGGCGATCGCCACGATCGAGGCGCGGACCGGCAAGGTGCTGCTGACGCGGCGGTTCCGCATGCAACTGGATGACTGGCGCGACCGGCTGGGCCAGCCCCTGCCGCTGGCGCCGGTTCTGATGGTCGAGGCGATCGAGATCGACGATGGCATGGGCCAGGTCACGCAGCTGCCTGCCGACAGCTGGCGGCTGATCCCCGACAACCAACGGCCGATGGTCGTGCCCACCGGGGTGATCCTGCCGCATGTGCCGCGCCGGGGCTTTGTCACGCTGCGTTTCATCGCCGGGTTCGGCGAGGGGTGGCAGCAGGTGCCTCCCGATCTGGGGCAGGCGGTGCTGATGCTGGCGGCGCGATACTATGAGGATCGCAGCGATGCGGATGCCCGCGCCGTGCTGCCATTCGGGGTCAGCGCGCTGATCGAGAAATGGCGCGCCGTTCGCACTCTGGCAGGGCGCGGCAGCCGGGAGGTTCGCTGA
- a CDS encoding phage major capsid protein: MTEVKAADSDGMAVDLRASLFGFVNELKEFRGDIQMKLQAQEERMNMLDRKTAIRGRAPLSTVAETEVPHQKAFSAYLRSGDDDGLRGLVIEEKGLTVASDGGFLAAPQVAETVQRVLLSGASLRRLANVVTVESAVYEALVDKGEPGAGWASETATEETTAGGVERISIPVHELSAMPKASQRLLDDAAFDVEAWLAERIADRFARAEAAAFINGDGVAKPRGILSYPVAATPEGGDGQIGTVETGMMGDFDDDAPADALIDLIYALGAEYRANASFVMNSKTAARVRKMKDGDGRFLWSDALNAGQSAQLLGHPVLISEDMPDIDVGASAIAFGDFHAAYTVVERPDLRVLRDPFSAKPHVLFYATKRVGGGVTDFRAIKLLQFA, encoded by the coding sequence ATGACCGAGGTGAAAGCCGCGGACAGCGACGGCATGGCCGTTGACCTGAGGGCGTCTCTGTTTGGGTTCGTTAATGAACTCAAGGAGTTTCGTGGGGATATTCAGATGAAACTGCAAGCACAGGAAGAGCGTATGAACATGCTTGATCGCAAGACTGCCATCCGGGGCCGCGCGCCCCTGTCCACCGTGGCCGAGACCGAGGTTCCGCATCAGAAGGCGTTCAGCGCCTATCTTCGTTCCGGCGACGATGACGGGCTGCGCGGTCTGGTGATCGAGGAAAAGGGTCTGACGGTTGCCAGCGATGGCGGTTTTCTGGCCGCGCCGCAGGTGGCGGAAACGGTGCAGCGGGTGCTGTTGTCGGGGGCCTCGCTGCGTCGTCTGGCCAATGTCGTGACGGTCGAGAGCGCGGTTTATGAGGCGCTGGTGGACAAGGGCGAGCCGGGCGCGGGCTGGGCCAGCGAGACTGCGACCGAGGAAACCACGGCGGGCGGGGTCGAGCGGATCTCGATCCCGGTTCACGAGCTGTCGGCCATGCCCAAGGCCAGCCAGCGGTTGCTGGACGATGCGGCATTCGATGTCGAGGCCTGGCTGGCCGAGCGGATCGCCGACCGATTTGCGCGCGCCGAGGCGGCGGCCTTCATCAATGGTGACGGCGTGGCCAAGCCGCGCGGCATCCTGTCCTATCCGGTTGCGGCCACCCCCGAGGGCGGTGATGGCCAGATCGGCACCGTGGAGACCGGCATGATGGGTGATTTTGATGACGATGCGCCCGCCGACGCGCTGATCGATCTGATCTATGCGCTTGGCGCAGAATATCGCGCGAATGCGAGTTTCGTGATGAATTCCAAGACCGCCGCCCGCGTGCGCAAGATGAAGGATGGCGACGGTCGGTTCCTGTGGTCGGATGCGCTGAATGCGGGCCAGTCGGCGCAGCTTCTGGGCCATCCGGTGCTGATCAGCGAGGATATGCCGGATATCGACGTCGGCGCCTCGGCCATCGCGTTCGGCGATTTCCATGCGGCCTATACCGTGGTCGAGCGGCCCGATCTGCGGGTGCTGCGCGATCCGTTCAGCGCCAAGCCGCATGTCCTGTTCTATGCCACCAAGCGCGTCGGCGGTGGCGTGACCGATTTCCGCGCCATCAAGCTGTTGCAGTTCGCCTGA